The nucleotide sequence GTGTGAGCGTATTAACCCCAAGCTTAATGACTCCAAAACCACCATTGTTGTCTGTAATGTTGCCCGTCATGGTGAGCGAGTTGTTGGAGTTAGGACTTGCCTGGTTAGCTGCCAGCGGTACAAAGGTCACATCGGCTTGCAAGGTAACGGGGCTGCCAATAATGTTTCCGGTGTTACCTGCGCCGATGTCTACGCCTGCACCCGCCACAATGATTGGAGCCGTGATGGTGCTGGTTGTGGCCGTATCGCCGAAAAACTCTAAGCGCGTGTTCGCGCTCATCGTGATTGATGACACGGCACTGGGCTGTACGATACTATTGGCTTCCAGGCCTAGCTCGCCTCCGCTAACAACAATCGAGCCGGGAGTGCCGCCTGTGCTATTCACAGTCACCCCCACGAGGGTAAATTGGTTCCCTCCTGTCTTTGTTAGCACGTGTCCTGCCAACTCGAGAACCGGACTGCCGCCGCGCATGTCGTAACGGCTGGCCGCTCCGCCGGTATTGGTGCCTCCGACAGAAGCATCGGCCGTTAAAGCAATTCGTTCGAAGGCATTCTGTTGGACAACCGTCGTACTGGTGTTACTGTCGTAAATTGCTCCCTCGTTGTTAACACCCGTCCCGGCGATGTTGAATTGTTTGGCGCCAAAGTTCGCATTGAGGGTTGTCGTGTTCCCTCCGATGTCGAACGTTCCACCGTTGATATTGACGGATCCCGAAGCCAGCGATCCGACTGAGGCATTGTTAGTCGCAAAAAGCGTCCCGCCGTTGATTGTGGTGTTGCCTGTATAGTTATTAGTGCCCGAAAGCACGAGAGTTCCCGCACCGGATAGCGTGAAGCCGTTGCCGCCACTCCCATTTTGAATATTACCGGCAATAGTCATCGTGCTGGCCGAGCCTACGATATTGATGCCGGCAGCAGCGCTATCCAAACTGACCGTGCCGATTCCCATGTTCATATCGTGCGTCTGGTCGCCCGGCGTATTGCTGCCCGTGTAGGTAAAACTGCCGGCCCAAGATTGAGGATTATTATTGGAGAACATGATTGCGCCGCCGCTGGTGTCGTCGATCGTGCCGCCGGCAAAGGTGAGCGTGCCGTTGCCAACCGAACCAGAAGCAGCGAAGTTCAAATTGCCGCTGCTAATGGTAAGCGTGGCGTTCCCCATCGCGCCGGCAGAAGCGAGATTCAGCGTGCCGCCATTTACCAGCACCGGCCCGGTTCCCATGGAGCCGGAAGTGGTGGCGTTCAGGAATCCTCCGCTCACGGTCACGTTGCCAACACCCAAAGCACCCGACGCACTGGCATTGATGGTGCCGCTTTGCACCGTCGTGCCGCCGCTATACGAATTCGTGGTATTAATCGTCAACGACCCAGTTCCGTTGCTGCTATTCATCAAGATATTGCCCGCGGTAATCGAGCCGGAACCGGAAAAGATGTAACTGGTATTAGGCTTGGCTGCACTCCCATTCGTTAGTGTGATGCTCGTCGGCTGAACATTTCCAACAATATTGATAGTGGTCGGCGACGACTGCGTATTGTGGCTGTCGTCGAAGACTACGTTGTCGCCAGAATAAAAATGCGTGGGATCGTTGAGTCCGCCATCGGTGCGAATCCAGTTGGCGGCAGTTTGCGTTCCGTCCCATTGCTGCGGCAACGTCCCATCGGCCCCGGTCCAGGCTAAAGCAGCAGCGCCGCCGGTAACATCAATTTGAAGAATATTACTTGTTAAAGCCGCAGAATCGATCGAATACGTTGCGCGCCCAACCGTACCCAAGGATCCGCCGGTAAGGCCAGTAATGCCGCCGGTCGCTGTGAGAACCTGGTAAGAAGTAGCCGTAAGCGCCGACAGCGGCACGATGGAAAGTACCGAATTGCCGCCTGTGAAATTGGCCGTTCCGCCGACCGAAACAACATCACCCGTTGATCCACTTAGCTTTACTCCCCAAGAAGAACCGGCGCCCATGGTGAGATTGCCTAAGATCGACATGGTACCCGTCGATCCTACGGCGCCCGGTCTGAGAGTGGCGCCGGCGCCACTGAGCGTCACGTTGTTATTGAACGTGCCGCCGCTGCCCCCGACGGTTTGACCGGCGGAAGCGGTCACGCTGCCGTTAACAACGCCACCGTTGTTCGTCAGAGTTTGGGAGTTTGCCAGCGCGAAGCCACTTGTGATGCCAGTGACATCAAAAATGCTGCTGGCTCCATTGATCGTAATGCCGGATGAACTGGCAATACTGCTGGAATTAGCCGTTTCAGAAAGCTTTAATGTTCCGCCGCTGACGGTTGTCAATCCCGAATAACTATCCGTGTTGGCAGTTAGGAGCAATGTCCCAGGGCCAGCTTTAGTAAAACCATTGCCCGTACCGCTGATGGCGCCGCCAATCGTTAACGTGTTGGCCCCCACCGTAATCTGCCGGGTACCGACTAAAGCGACAGCCGCATTACCAAAGTTTAGACTGTTCGTTCCCGTGAAAGTAAAATCGCCGCCGATGCTATACGAACCGTTTTTTGTAACGAAGGTTCCCGCTGCACCGCTGGTGTTATCGATCGTGCCGCCATTGAACGAAATGAGATTGGCCGCACTGAGAAAATCTGCGAATACATCTGCAATGGCAGTTGCGTTGGTGAAATTAACTGTACCGGCAGTCAGCGTGAAGCCACCGGCCGCGCCATTGCCAAATGTCGTGGTTGCAGTTTGGCCGAGATTCAACGTGCCTCCGGGCATATTTACGTTGATGATGCCGGTCGTTTCATTGTTCCCTAGCCCTGCGGTCCAGTTAATGATACCGCCGCCACCCAAAACTGTAGCCTCATTGTTAAAATTGAAATTCGCGCCCCCGGGCAGAACGTTCAGCGTAGAACCGGCCGCAACCTGCCATTCGAAAGCGTGATTGAAGCGAGCATTAACGCCGGTGGGCACGCTCGCATTGATGATGACGTTATTGCTGACAATGTTGATGCCCGTATTGGCAGCACTGCCTGTCCAGTTTCCACTGAAGCTGAGACTTAGCGTAATGGTGTCGCCGCTGAAATCGGATGCCGTGTTGCCGATTTGCATCACGTTGGCGACATTAAAGATTGCCGGCGCCGTCAAGCCGGTTGTATCAGCCGTCCAAGTAGTGGTCGACGTCATATCAGCGGTCAGGCCCGTAGTCGTATTCGTGGGGCCGAAGCCTGAAGCAGTTCCGTTGAGGTCCAATAGCGAAACCGCGGCGTAGGCAAAATGCGGCGCTGCGAAAGCGATTCCAGCCAGGAGACCGATTGACCATGAAGTTCTTCGAAAAGCAGCACAAAACATATCCAGCTTCCTTCTCAGGTTGTTGACCATTGCTTGATCGAAATAATGTAGCGCGGAAAAATGAGAGCCTGTCAAACGCGTCGGGCAAGAGCCGCCGAATAGGTTCTTCGAGCGCACCCTTTGAAGCCGATCTTTCACGTCATCCCCCCAAGCCGTTGATAACATCCGTCAGATAGAGCTGGCAGCAGCAACGGAGCCAGCCGAATTTAAACTACGGAATCCCCGTCTATATTTTGAAACGCTCAGTAGCACTCGCACTTAGCTTCCGCCCCCTTACCGCCGCTTTAGGATGAGTTTCCCCGTTTAGTAATCGTTGGACGCGATCAAAATTTACGAAATAAAATCGCGCCGCCTGGAAATATTGAAATAGGGCTGAAAACCCCTTTTTTAATCCATCGCCTCAGGAGACGTCGATTTTCCCGAAGGATCGAGCAATTCAGGTGTTTAGAGTGCACCTCGAGCAATGCTCGCGATTTCAGGGGAAAACTTTTTCCAGCCGTCGGCATTTCTTGGTGTTAGATTTGGCGATTCGGATATACCCCCCGGCCTCTGCTACTTGGGATTTTCGCATTCCGGCGCTTTTCTTCGTAAGTTTCTGGCATTGGTGCTGATAGTATAGTGGTGGGAAAACAGGTACTTTCTGCAAGGGACTACTGCTGTGGCTGCTGAGAGCGATCGGACGCTTGACGACAGCATTGTCGAGCTGATGACCAGAAATCAGTTGCGGCTTCGTTCTTTTATCTTGACGCTTGTCCGAGAGACCTCCGCCGCCGAGGACGTGTTTCAGGAGACGAGCTTGGTCCTTTGGCGAAAGCGCCAAGATTTCGATTTCGAGAAGGACTTTTTTCGCTGGGCCTGCGGCATTGCCTTATTGGAGGTGCTTCAATATCGTCGCCGGGCAGATGCTGACCGCTTGCTATTTGACGAGGAGTTAATCAACGCGCTGGCGATCGACTATGTGGAGCACTCGGAAGTGTGGGACCGTGAACGATCGGCACTGCGCGGCTGTATGCAGAAGCTGAATTCGCGAGATCGTTGGCTTCTGGACGCCCGGTATCTTTCCGGCATCAAGACAGCTCAAATTGCCGAACAACTTGGCCGGCCGCTCAGCACCGTGTACAGTAGTTTGTCCCGAATTCGTGAGACGCTGTTTCGGTGCGTCCAAACCACGATTGCACAAGAAGCGCACCCCTAAATTACTGCGTGGAAACTGTGACCCATCACGATCCCCAATCTTCCGGCCTCAATCACGACGAATTGCATCGGCTTATTTCCGCTTGGTGCGATGAAGCCATTTCGGATACTGACCTCCAACGCCTGCAGTCGCTGCTGGTCGCCGATTCGAAAGCACGTTTAGAGTTTATCTCTTATATGGGTGTTCATGGCGGAATCAGAACCGAAATCGTGGGGAATGAACACTTCGAATCGTTTGTCCCGTTTTCAGCAGAGAAAAATAGCACTGTGATCAGGAAAGTCGAATCTTCGGGGCGGCAAATATTGGAATCGCGCGGGTGGCAGCAGTTCAGATTAGGACGCCTTGCTTGGGCTGCGGTTTTATTGGTCGCAGCACTCGGTGGAACTGTGGCGTGGCTCCGATGGCCGACCGCCGAAACACCGCATGCAATTGCTGTTCGCCCATCTTTGGTTGAGGCACAACCGGAAGCATCGAAGCCCATCGAATCCGTTCCCTACGATACGGATCATCCCGGGACGAATCACTTAGAGCCTGACCGGGCCCCGGTTTTGGCGCGCGTTTCGGAGCAAACTGCAGATTGCCAATGGTATTTTGATCGCAGTGGCAAAGTGCCGACCGACATGGTTCGCAGTGGTGATACTGTGCGGGTCACCAACGGAATGATGAAACTCCTATTCGACAATGAAACGATCGTCACTTTGCACTCTCCGGCAATTTTCGAAGTCGTTTCCGAAATGCGCGCCCGCGTGTTATTGGGGAAAGTTACTGCCAAGATTGGGCCGAAGGCAAAAGGGTTTTCGGTAGTTACTCCTCAGGCAACCGTCATCGATTTGGGCACCGAATTCGGCATTGAAGTGAACGAGTTGGGCGCGACCGATGTGGTTGTCTTTAAAGGCGCCGTCGATGTGGATTATCCCACAACCTTAGAAGGGACCGCCCGGCAGCAGCGCTTACGTACCGGCGAGGCTGTACACTTGGATGCCTCAGGAACCGCCAGCCGCATTGTATCCATCACGAATGGGCAGTTTTCCGATAAACCGGTTCCTGAACCGCTTCGGCCTCCAATCATTACTGCGGTTCGGGACAATATTCAACGTGAGTCGTCGGCTGCATGGAATTATTATGAGATTGTTCACAACGGCATGGCAGAGGATGCCAAAGCGTTTGTCGACCGTGAGGCTCACGAGTGGAATGGCGTTACGGTTGCCGGATTGCCGCCGTATTTGCTGGGTGGTGATTATGTCAAAACGTTCAACAACGATAAGGTTAAGCACGACATTGAAATCAACATTACGGTCGCCCGTCCTTGTCGTTTGTTTATTTTGTTTGACGACCGCATTCCAGCGCCAGCTTGGTTGCAAGAAAGCTTTCGCAATACGGGGGACAAAATTGGCGTCGACGAGGGACCCTATGTGGTCAACGGTAAATTGCGCACCGAGCATCAATCTGGCGTAGGTCCCGGCGTGAGCATCGACAACGTTGATTCCGTGTGGGAGCGCGACATTTTGGTTCCTGGTTCGGTGCAGTTAGGCGCGACGGAAACCCCCATCTCCAGCATTAACATGTACGGGATAGTGGCGGTTCCGCTCGATGAAATTCCTCAGAAACTGCGCGATCGCGGCCAAGTTCGCAAATGACATCGATTTGCCGACGATGCCGTTGCAATCGCCGCTGTTAACTCTTTTTTGACATTACATTGAAATTTGCAAGGGTGAGGTATTTGTGAGTGGAAAACAATTTCTGCTGGCGAAAGTTAAACTCGCCCAGCGAATCGCACGGCGATTCGCAGTTGTCGTTCTCGCGTTCCAGTTACTGCACCTTGCTGCGTCAAGTGCCGCCGAAATACTTACGCCCGCACCGCCGGCGCAGCCCCGGAT is from Pirellulales bacterium and encodes:
- a CDS encoding sigma-70 family RNA polymerase sigma factor, with the translated sequence MAAESDRTLDDSIVELMTRNQLRLRSFILTLVRETSAAEDVFQETSLVLWRKRQDFDFEKDFFRWACGIALLEVLQYRRRADADRLLFDEELINALAIDYVEHSEVWDRERSALRGCMQKLNSRDRWLLDARYLSGIKTAQIAEQLGRPLSTVYSSLSRIRETLFRCVQTTIAQEAHP
- a CDS encoding FecR family protein translates to MVEAQPEASKPIESVPYDTDHPGTNHLEPDRAPVLARVSEQTADCQWYFDRSGKVPTDMVRSGDTVRVTNGMMKLLFDNETIVTLHSPAIFEVVSEMRARVLLGKVTAKIGPKAKGFSVVTPQATVIDLGTEFGIEVNELGATDVVVFKGAVDVDYPTTLEGTARQQRLRTGEAVHLDASGTASRIVSITNGQFSDKPVPEPLRPPIITAVRDNIQRESSAAWNYYEIVHNGMAEDAKAFVDREAHEWNGVTVAGLPPYLLGGDYVKTFNNDKVKHDIEINITVARPCRLFILFDDRIPAPAWLQESFRNTGDKIGVDEGPYVVNGKLRTEHQSGVGPGVSIDNVDSVWERDILVPGSVQLGATETPISSINMYGIVAVPLDEIPQKLRDRGQVRK